In Antechinus flavipes isolate AdamAnt ecotype Samford, QLD, Australia chromosome 3, AdamAnt_v2, whole genome shotgun sequence, a genomic segment contains:
- the SCN3B gene encoding sodium channel subunit beta-3 isoform X2: protein MPALGSLFSLASLMLICWVHVCFPVCVEVPSETEAVQGKHMKLRCISCMKREEVTANTVVEWFYRPEGGKDFLIYEYRNGKREAESPFQGRLQWNGSKDLQDVSLTVLNVTLNDSGIYTCNVSREFEFDSHRPFVKTTRLIPLKVTEEAGEDFTSVVSEIMMYILLVFLTLWLLIEMIYCYRKVSKAEEAAQENASDYLAIPSENKENSAVPVEE, encoded by the exons TCCATGTTTGCTTTCCAGTCTGCGTGGAAGTCCCTTCTGAGACAGAAGCAGTCCAGGGCAAACATATGAAACTCCGGTGCATCTCCTGCATGAAGAGGGAAGAAGTGACAGCCAATACTGTGGTGGAGTGGTTTTACAGGCCGGAGGGCGGTAAAGATTTCCTT ATCTACGAGTACCGGAATGGTAAACGGGAAGCTGAGAGCCCCTTCCAAGGCCGCCTGCAGTGGAATGGGAGCAAAGACCTGCAAGATGTCTCCCTCACTGTGCTCAATGTCACACTGAATGACTCTGGTATCTACACCTGCAATGTCTCCCGCGAGTTTGAATTTGATTCACACCGGCCCTTTGTGAAGACCACAAGACTCATCCCCCTCAAAGTCACCGAGGAAG CTGGAGAGGACTTCACCTCGGTAGTCTCGGAGATCATGATGTACATCCTCCTGGTCTTCCTCACTTTGTGGCTACTCATCGAGATGATTTATTGTTACAGGAAAGTCTCCAAGGCTGAGGAGGCGGCTCAAGAAAATGC GTCTGACTACCTCGCCATTCCATCAGAGAACAAGGAGAATTCTGCAGTGCCAGTGGAGGAATAG